From Moraxella sp. K1664, one genomic window encodes:
- a CDS encoding L,D-transpeptidase family protein: MKKRTVLPLFATIILSAFGFNFYQNSPANPTAHATTLSPRQLELVNQPPLRAGTQIDKLIVYKSKREMHALHQGSLVKIYPISLGKNPIGHKEFEGDMKTPEGVYTINDRNANSGYHKNLGISYPNESDIAHAKAHGKSAGGAIKIHGIKNGLGDIIGANHLLKDWTHGCIAVTDRQIDELFMAVVENAVIEILP; this comes from the coding sequence ATGAAAAAACGCACTGTCTTGCCCTTATTTGCCACTATCATTTTATCCGCTTTTGGATTTAACTTTTATCAAAACTCGCCTGCCAATCCCACGGCACACGCCACCACCTTATCGCCCAGACAGCTTGAACTTGTCAATCAACCACCCCTAAGGGCAGGCACACAGATTGACAAACTCATCGTTTATAAATCAAAACGGGAAATGCACGCTTTACATCAAGGCAGTTTGGTAAAAATTTATCCGATATCGCTTGGCAAAAACCCGATAGGACACAAAGAATTTGAAGGCGACATGAAAACCCCCGAAGGGGTCTATACCATCAACGACCGTAATGCCAATAGTGGTTATCACAAAAATTTGGGCATTTCTTACCCCAACGAATCCGACATTGCCCACGCCAAAGCTCACGGCAAATCAGCAGGCGGAGCGATAAAAATCCACGGCATAAAAAACGGTCTTGGCGACATCATCGGGGCAAATCATCTACTAAAAGACTGGACGCATGGTTGTATCGCCGTAACTGACCGCCAGATAGACGAGCTGTTTATGGCGGTCGTGGAGAATGCGGTGATTGAGATTTTACCTTAA
- a CDS encoding pyrimidine dimer DNA glycosylase/endonuclease V — protein MNIFYLDPDPIRCASFHGNKHVVKMILEYAQLLCTAHHLCDNVLSDDERAVLYKCTHQNHPCAVWVRDSKSHYDWLYRLFIALCDEYTHRYDKVHLTDQKLRHILINCPISADTPFIAPPQVMPDEYQVDDTVSAYRAYYRCGKADILAYTGRPSPDWL, from the coding sequence TTGAATATTTTCTACCTTGACCCTGACCCGATACGCTGTGCCAGTTTTCATGGTAATAAGCATGTGGTCAAGATGATATTGGAATACGCCCAACTACTGTGTACCGCTCATCATTTGTGTGACAACGTCCTTAGCGATGATGAGCGGGCGGTGCTGTATAAATGCACACACCAAAACCACCCATGTGCGGTGTGGGTGCGTGACTCAAAGTCGCATTATGACTGGCTTTATCGGCTGTTTATAGCCCTGTGCGATGAATATACGCACCGCTATGACAAGGTTCATCTGACCGACCAAAAGCTCCGCCACATTCTGATAAACTGCCCCATCTCTGCCGACACGCCTTTTATCGCACCCCCGCAGGTCATGCCTGATGAATATCAAGTCGATGATACCGTTAGTGCCTATCGTGCCTATTATCGCTGTGGCAAGGCGGATATTTTGGCGTATACGGGTCGTCCAAGTCCTGATTGGTTGTAA
- a CDS encoding HIT family protein — protein sequence MTYDNTNIFAKILRGEIPCHKVYEDDKTLAFMDVMPQATGHVLVIPKCEAVELSDLPCEYACAVFKTAQKVITAQRTALGVDGIVQMQLNHASAGQSVFHYHMHLIPTHVHELGKHESVMADQDELTELASKIRAVIDSK from the coding sequence ATGACTTACGACAACACCAACATTTTCGCCAAAATCCTGCGTGGCGAGATTCCTTGCCATAAGGTTTATGAAGATGACAAAACCCTTGCCTTTATGGATGTCATGCCACAGGCAACAGGTCATGTGCTGGTCATTCCAAAATGTGAAGCGGTGGAGCTGTCTGATTTGCCGTGCGAATATGCCTGTGCGGTGTTCAAAACCGCCCAAAAAGTCATCACCGCCCAACGCACTGCCCTAGGCGTGGATGGCATTGTCCAAATGCAACTTAACCACGCGAGTGCAGGGCAAAGCGTGTTCCACTATCACATGCACCTAATCCCAACCCACGTTCACGAGCTGGGCAAGCACGAGAGTGTCATGGCAGACCAAGACGAGCTGACAGAGCTGGCAAGTAAAATCCGTGCGGTCATTGACAGTAAGTAG
- a CDS encoding thioesterase family protein, which yields MTIQTDPIFSNHYTDPIFSNHYKVYINHTDAGGIVYHANHLTFFENCRRDWLTSLGFDGYFFDTDGTADGTDGQQGKVHFVVSRADLTYKLPLLVDDNLVVTIADVVKKSASLIMTQHIYRSDDDFNHGKVATTGVITLACVMNSEHGIRPCRLPMAFR from the coding sequence ATGACCATTCAAACAGACCCTATTTTTAGCAACCATTACACAGACCCTATTTTTAGCAACCATTACAAAGTCTATATCAACCACACAGACGCTGGTGGCATCGTCTATCATGCCAATCATCTGACCTTTTTTGAAAATTGCCGTCGGGATTGGCTGACATCACTCGGTTTTGACGGCTATTTTTTTGACACGGACGGGACGGCAGATGGCACAGACGGACAGCAAGGCAAGGTGCATTTTGTGGTCAGCCGTGCTGATTTGACTTATAAATTACCACTTTTGGTTGATGACAATCTTGTCGTTACCATTGCTGATGTGGTCAAAAAATCCGCCAGTCTCATCATGACTCAGCACATCTACCGCAGTGATGATGATTTTAACCATGGCAAGGTCGCCACCACAGGTGTGATTACCCTTGCCTGCGTGATGAACAGCGAACACGGCATTCGCCCTTGCCGTCTACCCATGGCGTTTCGCTAA
- the hemE gene encoding uroporphyrinogen decarboxylase: protein MTQQFAPLKNDRLLRALRFEPVDTTPVWMMRQAGRYLPEYKEVRAKAGDFLSLCKDTDMATEVTLQPLRRFELDGAILFSDILTIPDAFGLGLYFEEGEGPKFKYTVRTPTDLERLPKIDVNSQLDYVMKAVTNIRKELNGQVPLFGFSGSPWTLATYMVEGGSSREFRHTKEMMYARPEFLHALLAKISDAVVDYLDAQILAGAQIVQIFDSWGGALGHRQFVEFSHNYNREIIAKLKTKHPDVPVVMFTKGGGLWLDVQADSQADCLGLDWTMPLDKARRELNDAQRTLTVKHKKLQHQKAIQGNLDPATLYGSPADIKKAVHDMLSDAYVNDKTGYVANFGHGITQWVKPEHARVFVDSVHEFRL, encoded by the coding sequence ATGACCCAACAATTTGCTCCCCTAAAAAATGACCGCCTACTGCGTGCCTTGCGTTTTGAGCCTGTGGATACCACGCCTGTGTGGATGATGCGACAAGCAGGGCGGTATTTGCCAGAGTATAAAGAAGTGCGTGCTAAAGCGGGCGATTTTTTGAGTCTGTGCAAAGACACCGACATGGCGACCGAAGTTACCCTGCAACCGTTACGCCGTTTTGAGCTTGACGGGGCGATTTTGTTTAGTGATATTTTGACAATCCCTGATGCGTTTGGGCTTGGACTGTATTTTGAAGAAGGCGAAGGCCCTAAGTTTAAATACACCGTCCGCACGCCAACCGACCTTGAACGCTTGCCAAAAATTGATGTCAATAGCCAGCTTGACTATGTCATGAAAGCAGTAACCAATATCCGTAAAGAGCTAAACGGACAAGTGCCACTGTTTGGATTTAGTGGTAGTCCTTGGACGCTCGCCACTTATATGGTGGAGGGCGGTTCTAGCCGTGAGTTTCGCCATACCAAAGAGATGATGTACGCCCGTCCCGAGTTTTTGCACGCTCTGCTTGCCAAAATCTCGGACGCTGTCGTGGATTATCTGGACGCTCAGATACTCGCAGGGGCTCAGATTGTACAGATTTTTGACAGTTGGGGTGGGGCGTTAGGTCATCGCCAATTTGTGGAATTTAGCCATAATTACAACCGTGAAATCATCGCCAAGCTCAAAACCAAGCACCCCGATGTGCCTGTGGTGATGTTTACCAAAGGTGGTGGCTTATGGCTTGATGTGCAAGCGGACAGCCAAGCCGACTGCTTGGGACTGGACTGGACAATGCCCCTAGATAAGGCAAGACGTGAGCTTAATGATGCTCAAAGAACTTTGACCGTCAAGCATAAAAAGCTACAACACCAAAAAGCCATTCAAGGCAATCTTGACCCTGCCACGCTATACGGCTCGCCTGCCGACATCAAAAAAGCGGTACATGATATGCTATCAGATGCCTATGTCAATGACAAAACGGGCTATGTGGCAAACTTTGGGCATGGCATCACCCAATGGGTCAAACCCGAACACGCTAGGGTATTTGTGGATAGTGTGCATGAGTTTAGACTGTAA
- the proB gene encoding glutamate 5-kinase has protein sequence MDNSPKRIVVKIGSSLLTNNGRGLDRTAIYEWARQIATLHARGIEVVLVSSGAVAEGVVRMNLPERPKKLPALQACASIGQMGLIETWWQALIQKGVQSSQILLTHDDLAHRSRYLNISQTINQLVDWRVVPVINENDTVSYGEIKFGDNDTLGAMSATMIGADLYIILTDQDGVFTDNPRTNPNAKLITSERAMADYLFDVAGDGGKWGSGGMLTKIRAGRLTAMANCPTIIANGKVENVIVRLADGESIGTRLTTDHADRLIAKKQWLATHIRMAGTLIIDDGAVKAITEQHKSLLPVGVLDVQGDFDAGDVVEIVNTQKVRLAVGQVGFDSSQAKQITQKHTDEVLQILSLSDNDKAIMVHRDDMAVL, from the coding sequence ATGGATAATTCGCCAAAACGTATCGTGGTAAAAATCGGCTCATCGCTTTTGACTAATAATGGTCGGGGGCTTGACCGCACCGCCATTTATGAATGGGCAAGACAAATCGCCACGTTGCACGCTCGTGGGATTGAAGTGGTGCTGGTGTCGAGTGGGGCGGTTGCCGAAGGCGTGGTTCGCATGAATTTGCCAGAACGCCCAAAAAAATTACCTGCCTTGCAAGCCTGTGCGTCCATTGGGCAAATGGGACTGATTGAGACATGGTGGCAGGCGTTAATCCAAAAAGGCGTGCAGTCATCTCAAATCCTACTTACCCATGACGACCTAGCTCATCGCTCACGCTATCTGAACATTAGCCAAACCATTAATCAGTTGGTGGATTGGCGGGTCGTGCCTGTCATTAACGAAAATGATACCGTCAGCTATGGCGAGATAAAATTTGGCGATAATGACACGCTTGGGGCGATGAGTGCGACCATGATAGGGGCGGATTTGTACATTATCCTAACCGACCAAGACGGCGTATTTACCGACAACCCACGCACCAATCCCAACGCCAAGCTCATCACGAGCGAGCGAGCCATGGCGGATTATCTGTTTGACGTGGCAGGGGACGGGGGTAAATGGGGGTCGGGCGGTATGCTCACCAAAATCCGTGCAGGGCGATTGACCGCCATGGCGAACTGCCCGACCATTATCGCCAATGGCAAAGTGGAAAATGTCATCGTGCGACTGGCGGACGGCGAGTCTATCGGTACACGGCTCACGACCGACCATGCCGACCGCCTTATTGCCAAAAAGCAATGGCTTGCCACGCACATTCGTATGGCAGGCACGCTCATCATCGATGACGGAGCGGTCAAGGCGATTACCGAACAGCACAAATCGCTATTGCCTGTGGGTGTGCTAGACGTACAAGGCGATTTTGACGCAGGTGATGTGGTGGAGATTGTCAACACCCAAAAAGTGCGGTTGGCGGTGGGTCAAGTTGGTTTTGACAGCAGTCAAGCCAAGCAAATCACCCAAAAACACACCGATGAAGTCCTACAAATCCTAAGCCTAAGCGACAACGACAAAGCCATTATGGTACACCGTGATGACATGGCGGTTTTATGA
- the cgtA gene encoding Obg family GTPase CgtA produces MRFIDEAVISVKAGDGGNGIVSFRREKFVPKGGPDGGDGGKGGDVYVIADDNTNTLVDFRYTRKFEAKRGENGRSKNCSGKGADDVYLKVPVGTTIIDTDLDVVIGDLTEVGQVVLVAKGGDGGFGNTRFKTSTNQAPRKAIPGFAGEAKNLKLELKVVADVGLIGLPNAGKSTFIRQVSSARPKVADYPFTTLVPNLGVVDVGTHQSFVMADIPGLIEGASDGAGLGIRFLKHVARTRRLLHIVDVKPIDESNPVENARIILNELEKFSAELSKLPQILVLNKIDQLEDDEIDEVCNNIVKELDWQGEVFRTSTISGQGVDEIKYHLMNEIEEEQEREADDEEFAKAQAERFARLEEEVRHNTEIQKEAYRAKRKAEREGLSDDDDDDWNDDDYDVAVEYAPY; encoded by the coding sequence ATGCGTTTTATTGATGAAGCTGTAATCAGCGTAAAAGCAGGCGATGGTGGTAATGGTATCGTGAGCTTTCGCCGTGAAAAATTCGTCCCAAAAGGCGGGCCAGACGGCGGAGACGGTGGCAAGGGTGGCGATGTCTATGTGATTGCCGATGACAACACCAACACGCTTGTGGATTTTCGCTATACTCGTAAATTTGAGGCCAAACGGGGCGAAAATGGTCGCTCAAAAAACTGCTCAGGCAAAGGGGCGGACGATGTGTATCTAAAAGTGCCTGTGGGGACGACCATTATTGATACCGACCTTGATGTCGTGATTGGCGATTTGACCGAAGTGGGGCAAGTGGTGCTGGTTGCCAAAGGTGGAGATGGTGGGTTTGGTAATACCCGCTTTAAAACGTCCACCAACCAAGCCCCCCGTAAAGCAATCCCCGGTTTTGCTGGCGAAGCCAAAAATTTAAAATTAGAGCTAAAAGTCGTGGCGGACGTGGGACTGATTGGCTTGCCGAATGCAGGTAAATCTACCTTTATCCGTCAAGTGTCGTCCGCTCGCCCAAAAGTGGCGGATTATCCCTTTACCACGCTTGTACCAAACTTAGGCGTGGTGGACGTGGGGACGCACCAATCCTTTGTGATGGCGGATATTCCGGGTTTGATTGAAGGGGCATCAGACGGGGCAGGGCTTGGCATTCGCTTTTTAAAGCACGTTGCTCGCACCAGACGGCTACTTCATATCGTGGACGTAAAACCCATTGATGAGTCAAATCCTGTGGAGAATGCACGGATTATCCTAAATGAGCTTGAAAAATTCTCTGCCGAATTATCCAAATTGCCCCAAATTTTGGTATTAAACAAAATTGACCAATTAGAAGATGATGAGATTGATGAAGTTTGTAACAATATCGTCAAAGAGCTAGACTGGCAGGGCGAAGTGTTTCGCACGTCTACCATTAGCGGACAAGGCGTGGACGAGATTAAATATCATCTCATGAACGAAATCGAAGAAGAGCAAGAGCGTGAAGCGGACGATGAAGAGTTTGCCAAAGCCCAAGCTGAGCGGTTTGCCCGTCTAGAAGAAGAAGTTCGCCATAACACCGAAATCCAAAAAGAAGCCTACCGTGCTAAGCGTAAAGCCGAGCGTGAAGGGCTATCGGACGATGACGATGATGATTGGAATGATGACGACTACGATGTGGCGGTGGAATACGCTCCGTACTGA
- the rpmA gene encoding 50S ribosomal protein L27, whose amino-acid sequence MATKKAGGSTKNGRDSNPKMLGVKIFGGQDVIAGNIIVRQRGTEFHAGEGVGMGRDHTLFALTEGVVKFETKGQFNRRYVSVVAK is encoded by the coding sequence ATGGCAACTAAAAAAGCTGGTGGTTCCACCAAAAACGGTCGCGATTCTAACCCAAAAATGCTTGGCGTAAAAATCTTTGGCGGTCAAGACGTTATTGCAGGTAACATTATCGTTCGTCAGCGTGGCACAGAGTTTCACGCAGGTGAAGGCGTAGGTATGGGTCGTGATCACACCCTATTTGCCCTAACCGAAGGCGTGGTAAAATTTGAGACCAAAGGTCAATTTAACCGCCGTTATGTGTCTGTTGTTGCAAAATAA
- the rplU gene encoding 50S ribosomal protein L21 produces the protein MYAVIKSGGKQHRVSVGETLKVELLKAEVGATLNIEDVLMVVNGSGVKIGQPVVAGASVVAEVVSHGRGKKVRIVKHRRRKHYHKEQGHRQWYTELKINAING, from the coding sequence ATGTACGCAGTTATCAAAAGCGGTGGCAAACAGCACCGTGTTAGCGTTGGCGAGACTTTGAAAGTTGAGCTTCTAAAAGCAGAAGTGGGTGCAACCCTAAACATCGAAGATGTGCTAATGGTTGTGAATGGCTCTGGTGTAAAAATCGGTCAGCCTGTGGTTGCTGGTGCCAGCGTGGTTGCAGAAGTGGTTTCTCACGGTCGTGGCAAAAAAGTGCGTATCGTTAAGCACCGTCGCCGTAAGCACTACCACAAAGAGCAAGGTCATCGTCAATGGTACACCGAGCTTAAAATCAACGCAATCAATGGTTAA
- the folP gene encoding dihydropteroate synthase, translating to MNTLFFNNKTLSLSTPKIMGVLNVTPDSFSDGGRFNSIDTALRHADEMIRWGVDIIDIGGESTRPNAPSVATDTELDRVIPVVEALRAEFGKDVWLSLDTSSPAVMEQGVRAGADMVNDVRGLRRDGVCDVVARLDCPVVIMHSRGEPDTMTQTMNSLANYDDVVREVISELDRDIQNALNAGVRRENIVIDVGMGFAKNHAHHITLMQHLDTIIAHFGLPMLFGVSRKRFLGEILSTFVPAQDHAPTDRDVIGTVAHLFAIQKGASIVRVHDVAHMAQAIKMWQMLK from the coding sequence ATGAACACCCTATTTTTTAACAACAAAACCCTATCCCTATCCACCCCAAAAATCATGGGCGTGCTAAACGTAACGCCTGATTCATTCTCAGACGGCGGACGTTTTAACAGCATAGACACCGCCTTACGCCATGCTGATGAGATGATACGCTGGGGCGTGGATATTATTGACATTGGCGGAGAGTCCACCCGCCCCAACGCCCCAAGTGTGGCAACTGATACCGAGCTTGATAGGGTTATCCCTGTGGTAGAGGCGTTGCGAGCGGAGTTTGGCAAAGATGTGTGGCTATCACTTGACACGAGTAGTCCTGCTGTCATGGAACAAGGCGTTCGTGCAGGGGCGGACATGGTCAATGACGTGCGTGGACTTCGCCGAGACGGGGTGTGCGATGTGGTCGCTCGCCTTGATTGCCCTGTGGTTATCATGCACTCACGGGGCGAGCCTGATACGATGACCCAGACGATGAACAGCCTTGCCAATTATGATGATGTGGTGCGTGAAGTCATAAGCGAGCTGGATAGAGACATTCAAAACGCCCTAAATGCAGGGGTCAGACGTGAAAACATCGTGATAGATGTGGGTATGGGCTTTGCCAAAAATCACGCTCATCATATCACGCTGATGCAACATTTGGATACTATCATTGCTCATTTTGGCTTGCCCATGCTGTTTGGTGTGTCTCGCAAACGCTTTTTAGGCGAGATTTTAAGTACATTTGTCCCTGCCCAAGACCACGCCCCAACCGACAGAGATGTGATAGGCACGGTTGCTCACCTATTTGCCATTCAAAAGGGGGCGAGCATTGTACGGGTGCATGATGTCGCTCACATGGCACAGGCGATAAAGATGTGGCAAATGCTAAAATAA
- a CDS encoding type II toxin-antitoxin system VapC family toxin, with protein sequence MSYLLDTHVLLWFLTANCEKMSDNCQRILLDENNRLYFSKASIWEISIKYSLGKPDFDYNPKQITQELLRLGFDCLEIEFSHLFEIGNLPKIHKDPFDRLLIVQAELENLKLLTADNAILQYDKSFILNTQSL encoded by the coding sequence ATGAGTTATTTATTAGATACACACGTTTTGTTGTGGTTTTTGACTGCAAATTGTGAAAAAATGTCGGATAATTGCCAAAGGATTTTGCTTGATGAAAATAACCGCCTATATTTTAGTAAAGCAAGCATTTGGGAAATTAGCATTAAATACAGTTTGGGTAAGCCTGATTTTGATTATAATCCCAAACAAATTACCCAAGAGTTATTGAGATTGGGATTTGATTGTTTGGAAATTGAATTTTCACATTTGTTTGAAATTGGTAATTTACCCAAAATCCACAAAGACCCTTTTGACCGTTTGCTGATTGTCCAAGCCGAACTTGAAAATTTAAAACTTTTAACGGCAGATAACGCCATTTTGCAATATGACAAATCTTTTATTTTAAATACCCAAAGTTTGTAA
- a CDS encoding type II toxin-antitoxin system prevent-host-death family antitoxin — MQTTAEHFNIHYAKTHLSRLIDEVANTGKPITIAKAGTPKVMIVPITHTKAKRQMGTLKGKISIPDNFDNAFADEIADMFAGE; from the coding sequence ATGCAAACCACCGCCGAGCATTTTAATATTCATTATGCAAAAACTCATTTATCACGTCTCATTGATGAAGTGGCAAATACAGGCAAGCCGATTACCATTGCCAAAGCAGGCACGCCAAAAGTGATGATTGTGCCAATTACACACACAAAAGCCAAACGTCAAATGGGAACATTAAAAGGCAAAATTAGCATTCCTGATAATTTTGATAACGCTTTTGCTGATGAAATTGCGGATATGTTTGCAGGTGAATGA